The Drosophila bipectinata strain 14024-0381.07 chromosome 2L, DbipHiC1v2, whole genome shotgun sequence genome has a segment encoding these proteins:
- the LOC108125550 gene encoding uncharacterized protein isoform X1: protein MERSTVTAKNTVRRTSRTTRRKRAVQGRSSAGQQEEIEEETTGENQEGAEATKQKIQQRVFLYIQLNELTKLPETGYPLELHLYHSKHTLQKMQEKYTTETIIYQHEFNLQKPVFAMGVLQDDIEDMNIFSDSPLVISLYQKIPAHRKGDSETMKSRSGTETSEANEATGPKKTRRSRTSKKSSDSVLGDILEGDMEEDYGWVPERLELLSRGHCDLLQLFQRRRFISDVTVLLYPEYDSLLQARGNQKITSCSIWHMYSILPILKEFNFTNLAFLTLESIYNVPEELHHKSAELGIQLSFRSRYPEGEEGIFPVIPLCTYFGFLSQIISDQNTSIVWENIKRDLNPNTNFSSNQMETNSRIKLPRIFRMLLWEKDVNFRLHLIDPVTDLALINNSLHRFVINEDMRKILEEAVVHNDYELLVQFYQEVPENVLYEGVINPSIFGYPGVNYCRFATLLKPILENPEEATESPRTTWQIGPMFCTLKICFFQPLCQRNEPLDKFNESLLKRAKLRRCFDIEFLNENEEEENRNVLLELYRAFDELISDMISFIIKREVESIDQKRDFFCCQLGNLSNLLLKICGCDFNVRMPTSTNIEFREMLTHMYQELMERVEGILNNCSWQCCDNNLEQEYDQLNLVRLMDEMRMVSQIGLRDMAIQMYGEIKNQTTSQINFDYVTLLNSVENLQFAQAARYFQKPRSSEWSGVYFTQLLQVYVDYMMDLRSTDEEVQAVSYSNLLDNLRQLATKNSLEVEPWILLYCYYKLNNYLPGMEYTRWKFENLYEIPGKIFSFTPRSLYELYMPVDFAMSSSSTTMNVHFYPVFKLFARLGAYVFAETVFAEIETCFSPSEVYLIRTTLKILQRQIDETFTILNIPTTNAVTAPLMRCYQLHINGNVEYARGRCDEALQYFQQLLAITEADDRLLFKLSFMRLGQLAFERGNYELANEAFDICVPSNRKHRSFIANYSKGLTLYHLNRLQDSISYLSRCTEMEIFVPDVWGYLATINLKLQLNKRALDCWKMAKMYPELFISKSVYAELDKIKYSDVHLLVDNDGNPAEKPTQISTMCL, encoded by the exons ATGGAACGAAGCACTGTTACCGCCAAGAACACAGTCCGCAGGACTTCCAGGACAACGCGTCGAAAACGTGCTGTTCAAGGACGGTCCTCCGCCGGCCAGCAGGAGGAAATAGAAGAAGAGACGACAGGAGAGAACCAAGAAGGAGCAGAggccacaaaacaaaaaatacagcAAAGGGTATTTCTCTACATCCAGTTGAACGAACTGACCAAGTTACCGGAAACAGGGTATCCGCTGGAACTGCATTTGTATCACTCCAAACATACACTGCAAAAAATGCAGGAAAAATACACCACAGAGACAATTATTTATCAGCACGAATTCAATCTCCAGAAGCCTGTCTTTGCCATGGGTGTACTGCAGGACGATATCGAGGACATGAATATCTTTAGCGATAGTCCGCTAGTGATTAGTTTGTACCAAAAGATTCCGGCTCATCGCAAAGGAGATTCTGAGACCATGAAGTCGCGAAGTGGCACAGAAACTTCGGAGGCCAACGAAGCTACTGGCCCAAAGAAGACTAGGAGGTCAAGGACTAGCAAGAAATCATCCGACTCCGTTCTAGGAGACATACTAGAGGGCGACATGGAAGAGGACTACGGTTGGGTGCCCGAACGCTTGGAGCTCCTGTCCCGAGGACACTGCGATTTGTTGCAACTTTTTCAGCGTCGCCGATTCATCAGCGACGTCACTGTCCTCTTGTATCCAGAGTATGACAGTCTATTGCAGGCCAGGGGCAATCAGAAGATCACATCTTGCAGTATATGGCACATGTACTCGATCCTGCCCATCCTCAAGGAGTTTAACTTTACCAATTTGGCCTTTTTGACGCTGGAATCGATCTACAATGTTCCGGAGGAGCTGCACCACAAATCTGCGGAACTGGGCATACAACTGTCCTTTCGGTCTCGATATCCTGAGGGCGAGGAAGGAATTTTTCCAGTCATACCACTGTGCACATACTTTGGCTTTCTGTCCCAGATCATTAGTGACCAGAACACGAGCATCGTCTGGGAAAACATTAAGCGGGATCTGAACCCCAACACCAACTTCAGTTCCAACCAAATGGAAACCAATTCTCGCATTAAGCTACCTCGTATCTTCAGGATGCTTCTGTGGGAAAAGGATGTGAACTTTCGCCTGCATCTCATCGATCCTGTAACGGATTTGGCTTTGATTAACAACTCCTTGCATCGCTTTGTAATAAACGAGGATATGCGAAAGATtctcgaggaggcggtggttCACAACGATTATGAGTTGTTGGTGCAATTTTATCAAGAAGTCCCCGAAAATGTTTTGTACGAAGGTGTGATAAATCCCAGTATTTTTGGCTATCCAGGAG TTAACTATTGCCGTTTTGCGACACTTTTAAAACCCATCCTGGAGAATCCAGAAGAAGCGACAGAGTCTCCACGGACTACCTGGCAAATAGGTCCTATGTTCTGCACTCTTAAGATTTGTTTCTTTCAACCGCTCTGCCAAAGGAATGAACCCCTCGACAAGTTCAACGAAAGTCTTCTGAAAAGAGCCAAGCTACGTCGCTGTTTCGATATAGAGTTTCTAAATGAAAACGAAGAGGAGGAAAATCGCAATGTTCTACTGGAACTGTATAGAGCCTTTGATGAGCTCATCTCGGATATGATCAGCTTTATTATAAAGCGAGAGGTGGAGAGTATTGATCAGAAACGTGATTTCTTCTGTTGCCAGTTGGGAAATCTCAGCAACTTGTTGCTAAAGATCTGCGGTTGTGATTTTAATGTTCGGATGCCCACATCAACTAATATTGAATTTAGA GAAATGCTAACCCACATGTATCAAGAGCTTATGGAACGTGTTGAGGGGATTTTGAATAACTGCTCCTGGCAATGCTGCGATAATAATCTAGAACAGGAATATGATCAGCTAAATCTAGTTCGCCTGATGGATGAAATGCGAATGGTGTCCCAAATCGGTCTCCGGGACATGGCCATTCAGATGTACGGGGAAATTAAGAACCAAACCACCAGCCAAATCAACTTTGACTATGTAACTCTGCTCAACAGCGTCGAGAATTTGCAGTTTGCTCAAGCAGCTAGATATTTTCAAAAGCCACGATCGAGTGAATGGAGTGGCGTATATTTTAC CCAGTTGCTGCAGGTCTATGTTGATTACATGATGGATCTACGATCGACGGACGAGGAAGTCCAAGCCGTGTCTTACTCAAATTTATTGGATAATCTGCGACAATTGGCCACCAAGAATAGCTTGGAGGTTGAACCATGGATCTTGCTTTATTGCTATTATAAGCTGAACAACTATTTGCCCGGCATGGAGTACACACGCTGGAAGTTCGAGAATCTCTATGAGATTCCTGGAAAAATTTTCTCATTCACTCCGCGCTCTCTATACGAATTGTACATGCCGGTGGATTTTGCAATGAGTAGCAGTAGCACGACCATGAATGTACACTTTTATCCAGTTTTCAAACTATTTGCAAGATTGGGGGCTTATGTATTTGCCGAAACTGTCTTTGCGGAAATAGAAACTTGTTTTTCACCTTCGGAGGTGTATCTTATAAGGACTACTCTGAAGATATTGCAAAGACAGATCGATGAGACCTTTACAATTCTGAATATTCCCACAACCAATGCTGTGACGGCCCCCTTAATG CGCTGCTATCAACTTCACATTAATGGCAATGTGGAATATGCCAGGGGGCGTTGTGATGAGGCCCTTCAATATTTTCAGCAGCTTCTGGCCATAACCGAGGCAGATGATAGGTTACTCTTTAAGCTGAGTTTTATGAGGCTGGGACAGTTGGCCTTTGAGAGGGGCAACTATGAGTTGGCCAATGAGGCCTTTGATATTTGTGTACCGTCTAACAGAAAACATAGAAGTTTTATTGCAAACTATAGCAAAGGATTAACACTTTATCAT CTAAATCGCCTGCAAGACTCGATTTCATATTTGTCCCGCTGCACTGAAATGGAGATTTTTGTTCCCGATGTCTGGGGTTACTTGGCGACCATCAACCTGAAATTGCAATTAAACAAAAGAGCTTTGGATTGCtggaaaatggccaaaatg TACccggaattgtttattagcaAAAGCGTGTATGCCGAGCTGGATAAAATCAAATATTCTGATGTCCATTTACTGGTTGATAACGATGGCAATCCCGCTGAGAAGCCAACGCAAATTAGCACCATGTGCCTTTAA
- the LOC108125550 gene encoding uncharacterized protein isoform X2: MERSTVTAKNTVRRTSRTTRRKRAVQGRSSAGQQEEIEEETTGENQEGAEATKQKIQQRVFLYIQLNELTKLPETGYPLELHLYHSKHTLQKMQEKYTTETIIYQHEFNLQKPVFAMGVLQDDIEDMNIFSDSPLVISLYQKIPAHRKGDSETMKSRSGTETSEANEATGPKKTRRSRTSKKSSDSVLGDILEGDMEEDYGWVPERLELLSRGHCDLLQLFQRRRFISDVTVLLYPEYDSLLQARGNQKITSCSIWHMYSILPILKEFNFTNLAFLTLESIYNVPEELHHKSAELGIQLSFRSRYPEGEEGIFPVIPLCTYFGFLSQIISDQNTSIVWENIKRDLNPNTNFSSNQMETNSRIKLPRIFRMLLWEKDVNFRLHLIDPVTDLALINNSLHRFVINEDMRKILEEAVVHNDYELLVQFYQEVPENVLYEGVINPSIFGYPGVNYCRFATLLKPILENPEEATESPRTTWQIGPMFCTLKICFFQPLCQRNEPLDKFNESLLKRAKLRRCFDIEFLNENEEEENRNVLLELYRAFDELISDMISFIIKREVESIDQKRDFFCCQLGNLSNLLLKICGCDFNVRMPTSTNIEFREMLTHMYQELMERVEGILNNCSWQCCDNNLEQEYDQLNLVRLMDEMRMVSQIGLRDMAIQMYGEIKNQTTSQINFDYVTLLNSVENLQFAQAARYFQKPRSSEWSGVYFTTASCCRSMLIT; encoded by the exons ATGGAACGAAGCACTGTTACCGCCAAGAACACAGTCCGCAGGACTTCCAGGACAACGCGTCGAAAACGTGCTGTTCAAGGACGGTCCTCCGCCGGCCAGCAGGAGGAAATAGAAGAAGAGACGACAGGAGAGAACCAAGAAGGAGCAGAggccacaaaacaaaaaatacagcAAAGGGTATTTCTCTACATCCAGTTGAACGAACTGACCAAGTTACCGGAAACAGGGTATCCGCTGGAACTGCATTTGTATCACTCCAAACATACACTGCAAAAAATGCAGGAAAAATACACCACAGAGACAATTATTTATCAGCACGAATTCAATCTCCAGAAGCCTGTCTTTGCCATGGGTGTACTGCAGGACGATATCGAGGACATGAATATCTTTAGCGATAGTCCGCTAGTGATTAGTTTGTACCAAAAGATTCCGGCTCATCGCAAAGGAGATTCTGAGACCATGAAGTCGCGAAGTGGCACAGAAACTTCGGAGGCCAACGAAGCTACTGGCCCAAAGAAGACTAGGAGGTCAAGGACTAGCAAGAAATCATCCGACTCCGTTCTAGGAGACATACTAGAGGGCGACATGGAAGAGGACTACGGTTGGGTGCCCGAACGCTTGGAGCTCCTGTCCCGAGGACACTGCGATTTGTTGCAACTTTTTCAGCGTCGCCGATTCATCAGCGACGTCACTGTCCTCTTGTATCCAGAGTATGACAGTCTATTGCAGGCCAGGGGCAATCAGAAGATCACATCTTGCAGTATATGGCACATGTACTCGATCCTGCCCATCCTCAAGGAGTTTAACTTTACCAATTTGGCCTTTTTGACGCTGGAATCGATCTACAATGTTCCGGAGGAGCTGCACCACAAATCTGCGGAACTGGGCATACAACTGTCCTTTCGGTCTCGATATCCTGAGGGCGAGGAAGGAATTTTTCCAGTCATACCACTGTGCACATACTTTGGCTTTCTGTCCCAGATCATTAGTGACCAGAACACGAGCATCGTCTGGGAAAACATTAAGCGGGATCTGAACCCCAACACCAACTTCAGTTCCAACCAAATGGAAACCAATTCTCGCATTAAGCTACCTCGTATCTTCAGGATGCTTCTGTGGGAAAAGGATGTGAACTTTCGCCTGCATCTCATCGATCCTGTAACGGATTTGGCTTTGATTAACAACTCCTTGCATCGCTTTGTAATAAACGAGGATATGCGAAAGATtctcgaggaggcggtggttCACAACGATTATGAGTTGTTGGTGCAATTTTATCAAGAAGTCCCCGAAAATGTTTTGTACGAAGGTGTGATAAATCCCAGTATTTTTGGCTATCCAGGAG TTAACTATTGCCGTTTTGCGACACTTTTAAAACCCATCCTGGAGAATCCAGAAGAAGCGACAGAGTCTCCACGGACTACCTGGCAAATAGGTCCTATGTTCTGCACTCTTAAGATTTGTTTCTTTCAACCGCTCTGCCAAAGGAATGAACCCCTCGACAAGTTCAACGAAAGTCTTCTGAAAAGAGCCAAGCTACGTCGCTGTTTCGATATAGAGTTTCTAAATGAAAACGAAGAGGAGGAAAATCGCAATGTTCTACTGGAACTGTATAGAGCCTTTGATGAGCTCATCTCGGATATGATCAGCTTTATTATAAAGCGAGAGGTGGAGAGTATTGATCAGAAACGTGATTTCTTCTGTTGCCAGTTGGGAAATCTCAGCAACTTGTTGCTAAAGATCTGCGGTTGTGATTTTAATGTTCGGATGCCCACATCAACTAATATTGAATTTAGA GAAATGCTAACCCACATGTATCAAGAGCTTATGGAACGTGTTGAGGGGATTTTGAATAACTGCTCCTGGCAATGCTGCGATAATAATCTAGAACAGGAATATGATCAGCTAAATCTAGTTCGCCTGATGGATGAAATGCGAATGGTGTCCCAAATCGGTCTCCGGGACATGGCCATTCAGATGTACGGGGAAATTAAGAACCAAACCACCAGCCAAATCAACTTTGACTATGTAACTCTGCTCAACAGCGTCGAGAATTTGCAGTTTGCTCAAGCAGCTAGATATTTTCAAAAGCCACGATCGAGTGAATGGAGTGGCGTATATTTTAC CACAGCCAGTTGCTGCAGGTCTATGTTGATTACATGA
- the LOC108125568 gene encoding uncharacterized protein, whose protein sequence is MSSVHRSGANQPAAVGQRQRKGQRQIPQNDMIVYGNGIAYGGPMYPGMGYGMYLQSPQSMGQQPPQSMCQHQQQQQKQRHKSVGAPCLHTAQRAQMRNTGQSGICSYQRSGGLAGTPRQSYKAPKQPQTQQAFGNWTVPAAGTAPGLAPPCLSGGPYSAPVPGPALAPNLSENATVDQMRMLALMQQQQQFQMQQQQLQQQQVHLQAFSGNSYGYTNYHPQPSGDTSGWGGYAMMQPSDISKPYTFGWSPTD, encoded by the coding sequence ATGTCCAGTGTGCACAGGTCAGGTGCCAATCAACCGGCCGCAGTGGGTCAAAGGCAACGCAAAGGTCAGCGTCAAATTCCGCAGAATGACATGATTGTGTACGGAAACGGAATCGCTTACGGCGGGCCGATGTATCCAGGTATGGGTTACGGAATGTATCTGCAATCGCCACAGTCGATGGGTCAGCAACCGCCACAGTCAATGTGccagcatcagcaacagcagcagaagcagcgtCATAAATCCGTCGGTGCCCCCTGCCTCCATACCGCCCAGCGGGCACAGATGCGAAATACCGGCCAGTCGGGCATCTGCTCTTATCAAAGAAGTGGCGGACTGGCAGGAACTCCCAGGCAATCGTACAAGGCTCCTAAACAGCCTCAAACACAGCAGGCCTTCGGAAATTGGACGGTACCAGCCGCAGGAACTGCCCCAGGCCTCGCCCCACCCTGTCTTTCCGGAGGGCCCTATTCTGCTCCAGTCCCTGGCCCAGCACTTGCACCAAACCTTTCCGAAAATGCTACAGTCGACCAGATGCGAATGTTGGCCCtgatgcaacagcagcagcagtttcaaatgcagcagcaacaattgcagcagcagcaggtgcaTCTGCAGGCGTTTTCGGGCAATAGCTACGGTTACACCAACTATCATCCGCAGCCGAGCGGCGATACCAGCGGATGGGGGGGCTATGCCATGATGCAGCCTTCGGACATCAGCAAGCCCTATACTTTCGGCTGGAGCCCTACCGACTAG
- the LOC108126073 gene encoding uncharacterized protein: MFPDEFDNQPFDPFNVGPPNSGLRLDYDIPTCCSYPPPVFVAKPEYVKAAREQKALLAGSQASLSRSSKLKADPSQIGEVAISKAINEEMTLAKKQAAAIHENARINAGRESKVNVSQDEAVSVKDSVRTLLPVKSKRQTSGEGEVQSSESDSSVGSKVSQISYKASRISQAGSATASSTTLTPKSILKNPISFKDAVRSTISMKSKVSATNHLKPRASERSTRSHTSQKNAEATASNATIKNSIVSLRKDKETASKASIKSKTSEATSRIGLKENFNKLTQNSESSIGKSLTEQVADLADRLNAGNEPNFRRYDSVLRNHSISEPKKLNHGDRMTFWFSDAVLS, from the coding sequence ATGTTTCCCGATGAGTTCGACAACCAGCCCTTCGATCCCTTCAACGTGGGTCCGCCCAACTCGGGACTCCGTCTGGACTACGATATTCCCACCTGCTGCTCATATCCACCACCTGTATTTGTCGCCAAGCCGGAATACGTTAAGGCGGCCAGGGAACAGAAGGCCCTGTTGGCCGGCTCCCAGGCCTCGCTCTCCCGGAGCAGCAAGCTCAAGGCGGATCCGTCCCAAATCGGCGAGGTGGCCATTTCAAAGGCCATTAACGAGGAGATGACCCTGGCAAAGAAGCAGGCGGCTGCCATCCACGAAAACGCGCGCATCAATGCAGGCCGGGAATCAAAGGTGAACGTTTCCCAGGACGAGGCGGTCTCTGTCAAGGACTCTGTGCGCACTCTGCTGCCCGTGAAGTCGAAGCGTCAAACCAGTGGGGAGGGTGAGGTCCAAAGCTCCGAATCGGATTCAAGTGTGGGCAGCAAAGTGTCCCAGATCAGCTACAAGGCCTCTAGAATCTCCCAAGCCGGTTCCGCGACAGCTTCCAGTACCACTCTTACACCAAAGTCGATTTTGAAAAATCCCATCTCGTTCAAAGACGCAGTGAGATCCACCATAAGCATGAAATCAAAGGTATCTGCCACAAACCACCTGAAACCCAGGGCTTCAGAGAGATCCACAAGATCCCATACATCCCAAAAAAATGCCGAAGCAACTGCTTCAAATGCCACAATCAAAAACTCGATTGTATCCTTAAGAAAAGATAAGGAAACCGCGTCAAAAGCTTCGATAAAATCAAAAACGAGTGAAGCTACATCCAGGATTGGACTAAAGGAAAATTTCAATAAACTGACGCAGAATTCGGAATCCTCCATTGGAAAGTCCTTAACGGAACAAGTGGCCGATTTGGCAGATCGCCTAAACGCCGGAAATGAGCCAAACTTTAGGCGTTACGACTCGGTGCTTCGAAATCACTCCATTTCCGAGCCAAAAAAACTGAATCATGGGGATCGTATGACTTTCTGGTTCAGCGATGCGGTGCtttcataa
- the LOC108126074 gene encoding uncharacterized protein, whose amino-acid sequence MMEEEDTCEAVHDVDLLTPNEWIKNILSFGVMGIALIYLLYVQVVERQWLGRVRNFFGRKPDPLALESDGSDEDDSIILEDDEFLFRNLNPNQSVEQYRRQRFEAAAAALDHSGVQEVYNLPMEAEPLRRRENLD is encoded by the coding sequence atgatggaggaggaggataCATGTGAAGCAGTGCATGATGTCGATCTGTTAACGCCCAACGAATGGATCAAGAATATCCTCAGTTTTGGAGTCATGGGCATCGCTTTAATTTACTTGCTGTACGTCCAAGTAGTCGAACGCCAATGGCTGGGACGTGTACGTAATTTTTTCGGGAGAAAGCCGGACCCATTGGCCCTAGAGTCTGATGGCAGTGACGAGGACGATAGCATTATACTAGAAGACGATGAATTTCTATTTAGGAATCTCAATCCTAACCAGAGCGTGGAGCAGTATCGCCGTCAGCGTTTCGAGGCAGCCGCTGCAGCATTGGATCACTCTGGAGTCCAGGAGGTGTATAATTTACCCATGGAGGCAGAACCACTTCGCCGACGCGAAAATTTGGATTAG